ttgtttagttggcgaaattttagcgaaatggtactgtagcactttcgttgttatttggtaattaatgttcaatcataatctaattaggcttaaaagattcgtcttatgAATtacgtctaaactgtgtaattagttttattttttatttatatttaatgcttcatgcatgcgtctaaagattcaatgtgacagggaatcttgaaaaattttgcaaaataaaaTGCAACTAAATAGACACTAGGTTAAAAAATGTACCTAGGAGCATACTATGCTTCTAGGTACCAGTAATTGTGATATGTTTGCTAGAAACAAAGGGTCTTTCTGCAGAAACCTTCATGAGCAATTGTCTATTTTTTTTAATGTTTTTCCGCTTATCACAGATAGCGAAAAGTGTGCGTTCCTATTTTTGACATCCAAATAATTGTAGGTGGGTTTATGGGTGATGCTCGAGATACTGTGAGATTTTATGTTTTTTTTACAATGCATACCGGGAGCTTTATTAATTAAAGACAGTTACATCATTTAGTACAAACTCAACAATAAAGCTAGGGGCCTCATCGTCCCAAATACAATTTGTCTTGGTTTGTATAGCTCGCCTTGCCAACTTATGCGCAACATGGTTTACATCTCTGTTACAATGCTCAATAGAAATATCATGAAAACCACTCCAAATAGTGCTACATTTTTCCTTCCACCCATTAATTCTAGTTATTACTATGTCAATCAAATGCCGAAAATAATCACTCCGATCTGATCTGCACCCACTAGCGCTGACAATCCCAAATATTTGTCATTCAACATTTCTGTCGTGGTGTTAAGAATTTTGCACACCTCCAGCTTACATCAACATCTTTATTACTTGAGAAAAAAAAATGCTAGACTTAGCCTCACTGATCTTCTGTCCTGACTCCTGAGCCTGCGCAATAGCGTGTCAAGATGTCCGATAGACCGTCCGCGTTCTTTTTATCCGCTTGCATAAGAATGAGCGAATCGTTTTCCTGGTAGTTACTAGACGTTATGTTTTAGTACACGAGTCTTTGGCTCTTTGCCGGAAGCTAAGAAACAGTCCGTCGGTGGGCCTGCCGTTCTAGTACAATCAGTCCCCGGAATGAGAGGCCATACATGGATTTTCAAGATAGGGAGGCAGCCAATCACAGCCAAGCATATGGCCACGTGTGCACTCACCACTCAGGGCGAGAGGACACAACAGGGCACGGGCGAGACCTACGTGCACAATAACCGTTCCACTTTGGTCCATAGCAGCGCATAGCCAGCACACCACAAAAAGAGAGCGAGAGGCCGAGAAGCGCTTTAGCCGTAGCGATAAGAGTGAGCTGGTGCACCGGCATGGCGGCCACGGCGTACTCCGTGGCGCTCCTCGGCGGCGCACGCCTGCCGGCCGCCCCGTGCTCCGCCCTCCTCCCTCGGCGCAGCGTCTGCCAGCTTCGCCTCCAAGGTAATAACTAGCTGGCTCAGCCGGTTTTGTTCGTCACAGCAGATCGCTCATCTGACGTCGTTTTAGAGGATTATTCACCCGTGCTTTGGCGATTCTCGCGGCGTTGCAGATGCACAGCTCTCCCTGCTCCGTGTGAAGGCCGCGTCCGAGGACACATCGGCCTCCGGCGACGAGCTCATCGAGGACCTCAAAGCAAAGGTACATGCCAATTGCCGGCCGTCCACATATCTGGCATGTATCTATTGGCCATCAGGCAATGCGCGCATGCCTTCTTAACCTCACCCCTGCTGTGCTTTATTTGACTTTTGACTTGCAGTGGGACGCCATTGAGGACAAGCCCACCGTCCTCTTGTACGGCGGCGGCGCCATCGTCGCCCTCTGGCTGACGTCCGTGGTCGTCGGCGCCATCAACGCCGTGCCGCTGGTATGTAGTTGTAGTGTCTGTGTCCGTGAGGGAACACCTGGCTATTATTAAGGGCAACGCTGACGTCCGGGCACTGATCCATCGGACGGTGCCGTGGACGCAAGGACGTCGGGCCATTCGTATCGCGCCTCGCCCTCTCGCACGGGATTACGTCCACCCGCCTGCACGGAACAAAACAGAGATCGGAACCGCTCTTTCTCCGCTCCCCACGCACAGAACCTGCCCCCCCCCCAACCTCCCCCCTTGCACGGAACGGATCGAATAGAACAGGTTTCCCATTCGCCCCCAACCTCACCCGCCCCCAACGCACTCCGATCATAaaactgtttgcaacatcaaacAAAGCGCAATGCGAGGTGAAACATCAGAACAAGTCTACTGCAACATTAGAACAAGAGCGACTGCAACAACACAACAAAGCTactgcaatgcgagatgcaacatcagaaaaaaatactaatacaacaaagaaaaattacttgttgcaacagcaaaccaaagttactgcaacaacagaaacaaaagcgcaatgcgagatgcaacatcagaaaaaaatactaatgcaacaaagaaaaattacttgttgcaacagcaaaccAAAGCTACTGCAACAATAGAAAACAAAAGCGCAGTGCGAGATGCAACGTCAGGAAAAAAAGAACAATGCAACAAATAAAAAAACTTGTTGCAACAACAAAACAACACTACTGCATAAACAAAAacgcaatgcgagatgcaacataaaaaaaagactaatgcaacaaagaaatattgcCTGTTGCAACAGCAAAACGACGCTATTGCAACAACATAAACAAAAGGctcaatgcgagatgcaacattaGAAAAAAAACTAATGTAACAAAGAAATACTGCTTGTTGCAATAGCAAAGCAAGCCTACTGCAACAGAGCTTGccgaaaccctagccaccgccgcgtccctcagatccagatccagaggaggagaaggaggaggagagctcaaatctagatgaggaggaaggagagagaggaggaggactcAGATCCAGAGAAGGGCACACCTACCTCGCCGGaagccgtcgccgtcgccctCCTCTCCGATTGCATGGAGGTCGCGGAGTGAGTGAGGGAGGTAGGGAGGGGCGGCTCGCCGgaagccgccgctgccgccctccTCTATGGTGGCATGGAGGTCACggagggaggaagggagggaggggcggCTCGCCGGAAGCCACCATTGTTGCGGCATGGAGGTCTCggagggaggggcggcggcgCGCGAGCAGAACGAGAGAGTGGAGGAGCTGGGAGGAGGAGAGGGTGAGAAGAACGAGAGAAGTGAAGCGCGTGGACacgggatggggatggggagggCGTCGAGCGGGCGGATAAGACGAGGCGCCGGTCGAATTATTTTCTGACGCGCGTCCGAAACGTCGGACGTTCGAGTAGGAGCATTACCGATTATTCAAATTCCAGTCCAACGCTCTGAATTGCGCTAACCGGCCTTGGTGTTCTTGAGCAGCTCCCCAAGATCCTGGAGCTTGTTGGGCTCGGCTACACCGGCTGGTTCGTGTACCGCTACCTCCTCTTCAAGGTAACCGAGTGATAGAGAGAGCGTGCATATAAAATTCTTTTGCACTTTATCTTAACTTTTTTTTCATCTCTACGTGTTATACAAAGAAGCTCTCTTACAAAAATGTCTTTGGTTCTTCTTTTACTCCAATTACAGGAAAGCAGGAAAGAGTTGGCCGCCGACATTGAGACCTTGAAGAAAAAGATAGCTGGAACAGAATAAACTCTCATGGAAAGCTTTAGAGGGTCCTTTCTTCTTTGGAAAGATATCTAATCGGAGAACCGTACCAATGCAACTACTTGAGTACTACTGCCCACCATGTGTTGTGTGCTGTATATCTTCTGTATACAAAGGAAGCTTCGTTTGTTGTGTAAAAGCATTGTAGTTTAAATGTATCGTATTACTTATCTGCTAAATTCTTCTTT
The nucleotide sequence above comes from Miscanthus floridulus cultivar M001 chromosome 18, ASM1932011v1, whole genome shotgun sequence. Encoded proteins:
- the LOC136521671 gene encoding protein CURVATURE THYLAKOID 1A, chloroplastic-like, which encodes MAATAYSVALLGGARLPAAPCSALLPRRSVCQLRLQDAQLSLLRVKAASEDTSASGDELIEDLKAKWDAIEDKPTVLLYGGGAIVALWLTSVVVGAINAVPLLPKILELVGLGYTGWFVYRYLLFKESRKELAADIETLKKKIAGTE